In Priestia megaterium NBRC 15308 = ATCC 14581, the following proteins share a genomic window:
- a CDS encoding shikimate dehydrogenase, with product MKSVGRINGKTQLIGLLATPIGHSLSPSMHNMAFKKLGLNYAYLAFEVGNDSLEDAIKGLRALNVKGFNVSMPNKTKILPFLDELADSAKFSGAVNTVVNDNGVLVGHSTDGMGYIRNLKEHGVDITGKKMTLIGSGGAATPIAIQAALEGLEELTIFARHDEFYSKAVENVKIINEEMKHVSCKAKLYSLEDTDRLREEIKTSDILTNGTGVGMKPLEEFSIIEDISMLRPDLIVTDVVYMPMRSKLLEQAESIGCHTINGIGMMIWQGAMAFELWTGKEMPVEYIKEQMFEPSLQY from the coding sequence ATGAAAAGCGTAGGGCGTATTAATGGTAAAACTCAGCTCATCGGCCTTTTAGCAACTCCAATTGGACATTCATTGTCACCATCTATGCATAATATGGCCTTTAAAAAACTGGGATTAAATTATGCTTATTTAGCTTTTGAGGTAGGAAATGACTCGTTAGAAGATGCAATTAAAGGGCTGAGAGCGTTAAATGTTAAAGGTTTTAATGTATCCATGCCCAATAAGACAAAAATTCTCCCGTTTCTTGATGAATTAGCAGACAGCGCCAAATTTTCAGGAGCTGTCAATACCGTCGTAAATGATAATGGCGTACTAGTTGGGCATAGCACAGACGGCATGGGTTACATTCGAAATTTAAAAGAGCACGGCGTGGATATCACAGGAAAAAAAATGACGTTGATCGGTTCGGGTGGAGCAGCGACGCCTATTGCTATTCAAGCAGCTTTAGAAGGGCTTGAAGAATTAACAATTTTTGCTCGTCATGATGAATTTTATTCAAAAGCTGTAGAAAACGTAAAAATTATTAATGAAGAGATGAAACATGTTTCATGTAAAGCGAAGCTGTATTCTCTTGAAGATACAGACAGGTTAAGAGAAGAAATTAAAACGAGCGATATTTTGACAAATGGAACAGGAGTGGGAATGAAACCGTTAGAAGAATTCAGCATTATTGAAGATATATCAATGCTGCGTCCGGATTTAATTGTAACCGATGTCGTGTATATGCCTATGAGATCAAAACTGTTAGAACAAGCTGAATCAATTGGATGTCACACCATTAATGGAATAGGAATGATGATCTGGCAAGGGGCCATGGCGTTTGAATTGTGGACAGGAAAAGAGATGCCTGTGGAGTATATTAAGGAACAAATGTTTGAACCAAGCTTACAGTATTAA